One Candidatus Roseilinea sp. genomic region harbors:
- a CDS encoding mandelate racemase yields MESQRIEDHVRTYSRPSDLKITDVRAAALQLTPTGWMCPLIRIDTNQGIYGIGEVRDGASKNYALMLKRLLIGENPCNVDKLFRKIKQFGGHARQGGGVSAVEMALMDLAGKAYDVPCYMLAGGKFRDKVRMYCDTPNEPTGEAMGKKLQGRIAKGFTFLKMDVGIEMLAGIPGALCAPAGMLETRTVMHPFTHIRLTDKGIRILAEYVAQVRSVIGDAIPLAVDHFGHIGVEDCLRLGEALEPFNLAWLEDMVPWQLTDQWRMLRNHLKTPVCTGEDIYLHDNFKPLFEAQAISVCHPDLATAGGILETKRIGDLAQEYGISMAIHMAGSPVSTIAAVHSAAATENFIALEHHFTDLPYWDDFVTGIPKPIIQDGYIPVPDGPGLGIELNEDVIRAHLTPGDPAGYFEPSTYWDADRSWDRLWS; encoded by the coding sequence ATGGAATCCCAACGCATCGAGGACCATGTCCGCACCTATTCGCGACCGAGCGACTTGAAAATCACCGACGTGCGCGCAGCGGCGCTGCAACTGACGCCGACGGGCTGGATGTGCCCGCTCATCCGCATTGACACCAACCAGGGCATCTACGGCATCGGCGAAGTGCGCGACGGCGCGAGCAAGAACTACGCGCTCATGCTCAAGCGCCTGTTGATCGGCGAGAACCCATGCAACGTAGATAAGCTCTTCCGTAAGATCAAGCAGTTCGGCGGGCACGCGCGGCAAGGCGGCGGCGTGTCCGCCGTCGAGATGGCGTTGATGGATCTGGCCGGCAAGGCCTACGACGTGCCGTGCTACATGCTGGCCGGCGGCAAGTTCCGCGACAAAGTGCGCATGTACTGCGACACCCCCAACGAACCGACCGGCGAGGCGATGGGCAAAAAGCTCCAGGGGCGCATCGCCAAAGGCTTCACCTTCCTGAAGATGGATGTGGGAATCGAGATGCTGGCCGGCATCCCGGGCGCGTTGTGCGCGCCCGCCGGCATGTTGGAGACCCGCACGGTCATGCATCCCTTCACCCACATTCGCCTGACCGACAAAGGCATCCGCATCCTTGCCGAATACGTCGCGCAGGTGCGCAGCGTGATCGGCGACGCGATCCCTTTGGCGGTGGATCACTTCGGCCACATCGGCGTCGAGGACTGCCTGCGCCTGGGCGAGGCGTTGGAGCCGTTCAACCTGGCCTGGCTGGAGGACATGGTGCCGTGGCAGTTGACCGACCAGTGGCGCATGTTGCGCAACCATCTGAAGACGCCCGTGTGCACCGGCGAGGACATCTACCTGCACGACAACTTCAAGCCGCTGTTCGAGGCGCAGGCGATCTCGGTGTGCCATCCTGATCTCGCGACGGCCGGCGGCATCCTTGAGACCAAGCGCATCGGCGACCTGGCGCAAGAGTACGGCATCAGCATGGCGATTCACATGGCCGGCTCGCCGGTGTCCACCATCGCCGCCGTGCACAGCGCCGCCGCGACGGAGAACTTCATCGCGCTCGAGCACCACTTCACCGACCTGCCCTACTGGGACGATTTCGTCACCGGCATCCCCAAGCCGATCATCCAGGACGGCTACATCCCGGTGCCCGACGGCCCCGGCCTGGGCATCGAGTTGAACGAGGACGTGATCCGCGCGCACCTTACGCCCGGCGACCCGGCCGGCTACTTTGAGCCGAGCACCTACTGGGACGCCGACCGGTCGTGGGATCGGTTGTGGTCGTAG
- a CDS encoding 3-oxoacyl-[acyl-carrier-protein] synthase 2 — translation MQHHRRVVVTGIGAITPLGLDMERTWEALINGESGVAPITRFDPNLLPVHVACEVKHFDPANFIDPREVRRTDLFEQYALAAARQAVHQANFNITPDIADDVGVIVGSSVGGFHTMLAQYEVLREQGPRRINPFAIPMIMSNGASGMIAIELGARGPSYSPASACATSNDSLGQAFEIIRRGAAIAMIAGGADATVSALGMAGFDRLGALSHDNQLPSTSPKPFDKHRDGVVMGEGACVMVLEELEFALRRGANILAEIAGFGQTTDAFHVIAPAEGGAGAAKAIRRAMACANVRPEDIDYINAHGTATPLNDIAETQAVKTALGDYAYKVPMSSTKSMTGHMMGATGALEAAVCIYAIQRGVIPPTRNLVEPDPLCDLDYVPGEARPHRVNVAMNNSFGFGGHNSVLIFKRYDG, via the coding sequence ATGCAGCATCATCGAAGAGTTGTCGTGACCGGCATCGGTGCGATTACGCCGCTCGGGTTAGACATGGAACGCACGTGGGAGGCCTTGATCAACGGCGAGTCCGGGGTCGCACCGATCACTCGGTTTGACCCTAACCTGTTGCCCGTGCACGTGGCATGTGAGGTCAAGCATTTTGACCCGGCCAACTTCATTGACCCGCGCGAGGTGCGCCGCACCGACTTGTTTGAGCAGTATGCCCTTGCTGCTGCACGACAGGCCGTCCATCAGGCGAACTTCAACATTACGCCCGACATCGCCGACGATGTCGGCGTAATCGTTGGATCGTCGGTGGGAGGCTTCCACACCATGCTGGCCCAGTATGAAGTGCTGCGCGAGCAGGGGCCGCGCCGGATCAATCCATTCGCGATCCCGATGATCATGAGCAACGGCGCATCGGGCATGATCGCCATCGAACTAGGGGCACGCGGCCCGTCGTATTCACCCGCCTCGGCCTGCGCCACCAGCAACGATAGCCTGGGTCAGGCGTTCGAGATCATCCGGCGCGGGGCGGCGATCGCCATGATCGCCGGCGGCGCGGATGCCACGGTGAGCGCGCTGGGCATGGCCGGCTTCGACCGCTTGGGCGCGCTCAGCCACGATAATCAGTTGCCGTCCACCTCGCCTAAGCCTTTCGACAAGCATCGGGACGGCGTGGTGATGGGCGAGGGGGCATGTGTCATGGTGCTGGAGGAGTTGGAATTTGCCCTCCGGCGCGGCGCGAACATCTTGGCGGAGATCGCCGGCTTCGGTCAGACCACCGATGCCTTCCACGTCATTGCGCCTGCCGAAGGCGGCGCCGGCGCAGCCAAGGCCATTCGCCGCGCGATGGCGTGCGCCAACGTTCGCCCAGAGGACATTGACTACATCAATGCGCACGGCACGGCGACGCCGCTGAACGACATCGCAGAAACGCAGGCCGTCAAGACCGCGCTTGGCGACTACGCCTACAAAGTGCCCATGAGCAGCACAAAGAGCATGACCGGCCACATGATGGGCGCAACGGGCGCGCTGGAAGCCGCCGTGTGCATCTACGCCATCCAACGCGGCGTCATCCCCCCCACGCGCAACCTCGTCGAACCCGACCCGCTGTGCGATCTGGACTATGTGCCGGGCGAGGCCCGCCCGCACCGCGTGAACGTGGCGATGAACAACTCGTTCGGCTTCGGCGGGCACAACAGCGTGCTGATCTTCAAGCGGTATGACGGTTGA
- the rnc gene encoding ribonuclease 3 gives MTVELPAFRDPTLLERALTHTSYVNEHPEEHAADNERLEFLGDAVLDFIAGAWLFEQFPEYDEGRLTSVRAALVRVSTLAKFAYQVGLPERLRLGKGEIDTGGRERANILGDAFEALLGALYLDQGIEAVRDFVVPLLAQATPEIVQAKLDRDAKSRLQEWSQGVLGVTPRYKLVAAEGPDHAKVFTVEVRLGDRVAGMGRGSSKQMAEQLAANDALARASELVPRTESSEAQEGSKAEGQGGDARLPSASAPTA, from the coding sequence ATGACGGTTGAACTACCAGCCTTTCGCGACCCAACGCTCCTCGAACGCGCGCTCACGCACACATCCTACGTCAACGAGCATCCCGAAGAACACGCTGCCGACAACGAGCGTCTGGAGTTCCTCGGCGATGCGGTGTTGGATTTCATCGCCGGGGCATGGCTGTTCGAGCAGTTCCCGGAGTATGACGAAGGTCGGCTGACCAGCGTCCGCGCGGCGCTGGTGCGCGTGAGCACACTGGCGAAGTTTGCCTATCAAGTGGGGTTGCCGGAACGGCTGCGGCTGGGCAAAGGCGAGATTGACACCGGCGGCCGTGAACGCGCCAACATCCTCGGCGACGCCTTTGAAGCGCTGCTCGGCGCGCTCTACCTCGATCAGGGCATCGAAGCCGTGCGCGACTTCGTCGTGCCCTTGCTTGCCCAGGCCACGCCGGAGATCGTGCAGGCCAAACTCGACCGCGACGCTAAGAGCCGCTTGCAGGAGTGGAGCCAAGGCGTGTTGGGCGTCACGCCGCGCTACAAGCTTGTGGCCGCCGAGGGGCCGGATCATGCGAAGGTGTTCACCGTCGAAGTGCGACTGGGTGACCGCGTGGCCGGCATGGGGCGAGGCTCCAGCAAACAGATGGCCGAGCAACTCGCGGCAAACGATGCGCTGGCGCGCGCGAGCGAGCTGGTGCCGCGCACGGAGAGCAGCGAAGCGCAGGAGGGGAGCAAAGCGGAAGGTCAGGGCGGCGACGCCCGACTGCCCTCCGCCTCCGCACCTACGGCTTGA
- the gatB gene encoding aspartyl/glutamyl-tRNA(Asn/Gln) amidotransferase subunit B (possible pseudo, frameshifted), producing the protein MRDLSTGNWTEESTRRRIRIRRAHLEEDTGKLTHVGDKSYVDYNRSGVPLLEIVTEPDIRSADEAYAYLSALQQLVRYLGVSTGDMEKGAMRCEPNMSLRPKGSDAFGVKVEIKNLNSLRAVRDAIAYEIRRQTALLERGEAVQQVTLGWDESRGVTVVQREKESAHDYRYFPEPDLPPLEVDDAWLEDVRRRVPELALARQDRYRRDFGLSAYDAVQLTSDRAVAEWFEQVIAAAPAADLRARAKAAANWIQTEVFRLMKANGIPNAEIAGIRPSPRQLAELINLVDEQVVNINTARQVFEEMFATGASPRAIVEAKGWGQVSDVDVLRRVVTEVIAAHPGQVQQYRNGQEKVFGFLVGQVMKATQGKGNAQVINQLLREALRP; encoded by the coding sequence GTGCGCGACCTGAGCACCGGCAACTGGACGGAGGAGAGCACGCGCCGGCGCATCCGCATTCGACGCGCCCACTTGGAAGAGGACACCGGCAAGCTCACCCACGTGGGCGATAAGTCGTATGTGGACTATAACCGCAGCGGCGTGCCGTTGCTGGAGATCGTGACCGAGCCGGACATCCGCAGCGCCGACGAAGCCTATGCCTATCTCAGCGCGCTGCAACAGCTTGTGCGCTACCTCGGGGTGAGCACGGGCGACATGGAGAAGGGCGCCATGCGCTGCGAGCCGAACATGAGCCTGCGCCCAAAAGGCAGCGACGCCTTCGGCGTGAAGGTCGAGATCAAGAACCTCAACTCCCTGCGCGCCGTGCGCGATGCCATCGCCTACGAAATTCGTCGGCAGACGGCGCTGCTCGAACGCGGCGAAGCGGTGCAGCAGGTGACGCTGGGCTGGGACGAGAGCCGCGGCGTGACGGTGGTGCAACGCGAGAAGGAGAGCGCGCACGATTACCGCTACTTCCCCGAACCGGACTTGCCGCCGTTGGAGGTGGATGACGCCTGGTTAGAGGACGTGCGTCGGCGCGTGCCGGAGCTGGCGCTGGCGCGTCAAGATCGTTACCGCCGCGACTTCGGCCTGAGCGCCTACGACGCCGTGCAGTTGACGAGCGATCGCGCCGTCGCCGAATGGTTCGAGCAAGTCATCGCGGCTGCCCCCGCCGCCGACTTGCGCGCCCGCGCCAAGGCGGCTGCCAACTGGATTCAGACCGAGGTCTTCCGCCTGATGAAGGCCAACGGCATCCCCAATGCCGAGATCGCCGGCATTCGGCCCAGTCCGCGCCAATTGGCCGAGCTGATCAACTTGGTGGATGAGCAAGTCGTCAACATCAACACGGCTCGCCAGGTGTTTGAGGAGATGTTCGCCACGGGCGCGTCCCCCAGGGCCATCGTCGAAGCCAAAGGGTGGGGGCAGGTGAGCGATGTGGACGTGCTTCGCCGGGTCGTCACCGAGGTGATTGCGGCGCATCCCGGCCAGGTACAGCAATACCGCAATGGGCAGGAGAAGGTGTTCGGCTTCCTCGTCGGTCAGGTGATGAAGGCGACCCAAGGCAAAGGCAACGCCCAGGTGATCAATCAGTTGCTGCGCGAGGCGCTGCGGCCTTAA
- the tsaD gene encoding tRNA N6-adenosine threonylcarbamoyltransferase has translation MPTRILAIETSCDETAAAVIDDGRFIRSNVVASQIDLHRRYGGVFPEMASRAHVEAIAPVIDAAMTDAQAAWDSLSAVAVTKGPGLPGALVVGVNAAKGICLARDLPLIGVNHLEGHIYSHWLECDSGVEPASFVRRLLRSASPFPLLTLIVSGGHTELVLMRGHGQYQLLGHTVDDAVGEAFDKVARLLRLGYPGGPAIQKAAQDGDPQRFTFSRPRVSLGAKTVRATSDAYLFSFSGAKTHVLRLVQDYINADGDLAPRAPVSDIAASFQDAVTDWLVEKTARAAEAFDVKAVLVGGGVSANRLLREKMMARFGDRVSFPPMALCTDNAAMIGAAGYYAFMRGVRDDLTMDVAPDLKLG, from the coding sequence ATGCCCACGCGCATTCTGGCGATCGAGACCTCGTGCGACGAAACTGCAGCGGCCGTGATTGACGACGGTCGCTTCATCCGCTCCAACGTGGTCGCTTCGCAGATTGATCTGCATCGGCGCTACGGCGGCGTGTTCCCGGAGATGGCATCGCGGGCGCACGTCGAGGCGATTGCGCCGGTGATTGATGCGGCGATGACCGACGCACAGGCCGCTTGGGATTCGCTCAGCGCCGTTGCCGTGACCAAGGGGCCGGGATTACCGGGGGCGCTGGTGGTCGGCGTCAACGCGGCTAAGGGCATTTGCTTGGCGCGCGACTTGCCGCTGATCGGCGTGAATCATCTCGAAGGGCACATCTACTCGCACTGGCTGGAGTGCGATAGCGGCGTCGAGCCGGCGTCGTTCGTGCGTCGCCTGCTGCGCTCGGCATCGCCTTTTCCGTTGCTTACGCTCATCGTCTCCGGCGGACACACCGAGCTGGTGCTGATGCGCGGTCACGGGCAATATCAGCTCCTCGGCCATACTGTGGACGATGCGGTGGGCGAGGCGTTCGACAAAGTGGCGCGCCTGCTCCGCCTGGGCTATCCCGGCGGCCCGGCCATTCAGAAGGCGGCTCAAGACGGCGATCCACAACGCTTCACGTTCTCGCGCCCGCGCGTGTCGCTGGGGGCGAAGACGGTCCGCGCAACCAGCGACGCATACCTGTTTTCGTTCAGCGGGGCCAAGACGCACGTCCTGCGGTTAGTGCAGGACTATATCAACGCAGACGGCGACCTCGCGCCTCGCGCGCCGGTCAGCGACATCGCCGCTTCCTTCCAGGACGCCGTGACCGACTGGCTGGTGGAGAAGACGGCGCGCGCGGCGGAAGCCTTCGACGTCAAAGCAGTGCTGGTGGGCGGCGGCGTCTCGGCCAACCGGCTGCTGCGCGAGAAGATGATGGCCCGCTTCGGCGACCGGGTCTCCTTTCCGCCGATGGCTTTGTGTACCGACAACGCCGCGATGATCGGCGCCGCCGGCTACTATGCCTTCATGCGCGGCGTGCGCGATGATCTGACGATGGACGTTGCGCCGGATTTGAAACTGGGGTGA
- a CDS encoding oxidoreductase: MTLRWGILSTGNIAKTFAAGVRRSSTGSLVAVASRSQAAAERFGDAFDIPKRYAGYEALLADPEVDAVYIATPHPLHAEWAIKAAEAGKHILCEKPLALNYPQAQAVVEAAREHDVFLMEAFMYRCHPQTAKLVELIRQGVIGDVRMIQAAFGFHARVGPEHRLLSNALGGGAILDVGCYPVSMARLIAGVALGRDFAEPVKVSGGGRLNPTTGVDEYAVGTLEFEGGIVAQVATGVMLNMRNVVHIFGTQGDILLTSPWIPAPHGGVTDIIVQRCGEPKHIVEVECNEWLYAIEADTVARNIGRRQAPPPAMSWDDSLGNMHTLDRWRQALGLTYAQEQPDAPEMKLTVSRRPLARRSDHRMQYGQVAGVGKPVSRLVLGVDNQENIAYASMMFDAFFEHGGNAFDTAFIYGNGKYETLLGQWIRNRGIREEVVILDKGAHTPFCTPEDLNRQFAISLERLQTDYVDIYMLHRDNPQVPVGEFVEALNEHYRAGRMRAFGGSNWTIERIEAANAYAAAHGLQGFSVVSNNFSLARMIEPPWEGCLSASAPEFRDWLTRTQTPLFAWSSQARGFFLDDTSPNFTADPERVRCWFSDDNFERLRRARELAKRYGVLPINIALAYVLHQPFPTFPLIGPRTLYELRTSLPALGVTLTPDEVKWLNLEA; encoded by the coding sequence ATGACACTCCGCTGGGGCATTCTCTCTACCGGCAATATCGCCAAAACCTTCGCCGCCGGCGTGCGACGCTCGTCCACGGGCAGCCTGGTCGCCGTCGCCAGCCGGTCGCAAGCAGCCGCCGAGCGATTCGGCGATGCGTTCGACATCCCCAAGCGCTACGCCGGCTACGAGGCGCTGCTGGCCGACCCAGAGGTGGACGCCGTGTATATCGCCACGCCGCACCCGCTGCATGCCGAATGGGCCATCAAAGCCGCCGAGGCGGGCAAGCACATCCTGTGCGAGAAGCCGCTCGCGTTGAACTATCCGCAAGCGCAAGCCGTGGTCGAGGCGGCCCGCGAACACGACGTCTTCTTGATGGAAGCGTTCATGTATCGCTGCCACCCGCAGACCGCCAAGCTGGTCGAGCTGATCCGGCAGGGCGTCATCGGCGACGTGCGGATGATCCAAGCCGCGTTCGGCTTTCACGCGCGCGTCGGCCCGGAGCATCGCCTGCTCAGCAACGCGCTGGGCGGCGGCGCTATCCTCGACGTCGGCTGCTATCCGGTTTCGATGGCGCGCCTGATCGCCGGTGTGGCGCTTGGGCGCGACTTCGCTGAACCGGTCAAAGTATCCGGCGGGGGCAGGCTGAACCCGACCACCGGCGTGGATGAGTACGCCGTCGGCACGCTCGAATTCGAGGGCGGCATCGTCGCTCAGGTGGCCACCGGCGTGATGCTGAACATGCGCAACGTCGTGCACATCTTCGGCACCCAAGGGGATATCCTGCTCACCTCACCCTGGATCCCTGCGCCTCACGGCGGCGTGACCGACATCATCGTGCAGCGCTGCGGCGAGCCGAAGCACATCGTTGAGGTCGAATGCAACGAATGGCTCTACGCCATCGAGGCCGACACCGTGGCGCGCAATATCGGGCGACGCCAAGCGCCCCCGCCGGCGATGAGCTGGGACGACTCGCTGGGCAACATGCACACGCTTGACCGCTGGCGACAGGCCCTCGGCCTGACCTATGCCCAAGAGCAGCCGGACGCGCCGGAGATGAAGCTGACGGTCAGCCGCCGGCCGCTAGCCCGGCGCAGCGACCATCGCATGCAGTATGGCCAGGTCGCCGGCGTGGGCAAGCCGGTCTCGCGCTTGGTGCTGGGCGTAGATAACCAGGAGAACATCGCCTACGCCTCGATGATGTTCGATGCGTTCTTCGAGCACGGCGGCAACGCCTTCGACACGGCTTTCATCTACGGCAACGGCAAGTACGAGACGCTGCTCGGCCAGTGGATCCGCAATCGGGGCATCCGCGAGGAAGTGGTCATCCTCGACAAGGGCGCGCACACGCCGTTCTGCACGCCGGAAGATCTGAACCGCCAGTTCGCCATCAGCCTGGAGCGGCTGCAAACCGACTATGTGGACATCTACATGCTGCACCGCGACAACCCGCAGGTGCCGGTGGGCGAATTCGTCGAGGCGCTGAACGAGCACTATCGCGCCGGCCGCATGCGCGCCTTCGGCGGGTCGAACTGGACGATTGAGCGCATCGAGGCGGCCAACGCCTACGCCGCCGCGCATGGCCTCCAGGGCTTCAGCGTTGTCAGCAACAACTTCAGCCTGGCGCGGATGATCGAGCCTCCCTGGGAGGGTTGCCTGAGCGCGAGCGCGCCGGAGTTTCGCGACTGGCTGACGCGCACCCAGACGCCGCTGTTTGCATGGTCGTCGCAGGCGCGCGGCTTCTTCCTGGATGACACATCGCCAAACTTCACGGCCGACCCGGAGCGGGTGCGCTGCTGGTTCAGCGACGACAACTTCGAGCGGCTGCGCCGGGCGCGCGAGCTGGCGAAGCGATACGGCGTCCTGCCGATCAACATCGCGCTGGCCTATGTGCTGCATCAGCCTTTCCCTACCTTCCCGCTGATCGGCCCGCGCACGCTCTACGAGCTGCGCACGTCGCTGCCGGCCCTAGGCGTGACGCTCACCCCCGACGAGGTGAAGTGGTTGAACCTGGAGGCATGA
- a CDS encoding hypoxanthine phosphoribosyltransferase, which translates to MANLSRLEDAIARGGYSALLDRVLITEEQLNRRVAELGAQISQDYAGKTPLLVCLLRGGVMFLADLMKHISAPHHVDFMAVSSYGVGARATRGQPRITLDLNTDVRGRHVLLVEDIIDSGHTIDHVLRLLQTREPASLRVCALLNKPARREVYVPISYLGFEIPDEFVFGYGLDLDEYFRNLPFIGTVKKEYQ; encoded by the coding sequence ATGGCCAACCTCTCTCGCCTGGAAGATGCGATTGCGCGCGGCGGCTATTCAGCGCTGCTCGACCGCGTGCTGATTACGGAGGAGCAGCTCAACCGGCGCGTCGCCGAACTGGGCGCGCAAATCTCGCAAGACTACGCCGGCAAGACGCCGCTGTTGGTGTGCCTCTTGCGCGGCGGCGTGATGTTCCTCGCCGACCTGATGAAACACATCAGCGCGCCGCACCATGTGGACTTCATGGCGGTATCGTCCTACGGCGTCGGCGCGCGGGCGACGCGCGGTCAGCCGCGCATCACGCTCGACCTGAACACCGACGTGCGCGGGCGCCACGTGTTACTCGTTGAAGACATCATTGACAGCGGCCACACGATTGACCACGTGCTACGCCTGTTGCAGACGCGCGAGCCGGCCAGCCTGCGCGTGTGCGCATTGCTCAACAAGCCGGCCCGCCGCGAGGTCTACGTGCCGATCAGCTACCTCGGCTTCGAGATCCCCGATGAATTCGTGTTCGGCTATGGCCTCGACCTGGACGAATACTTCCGCAACCTGCCCTTCATCGGCACGGTGAAGAAGGAGTATCAGTGA
- a CDS encoding thioredoxin reductase: protein MADKLAIIGAGPAGLTAALYAGRAFLEPLVFVGPSFGGQIATTTEVENFPGFPNGLQGPELTALMREQAEKFGARMVEETIEKVDFSRRPFKLWSSRREYEVEAVIVATGATPRKLGIPGEEEFIGRGVSYCATCDGFFFRDKEIMVVGGGDSAFQEGLFLTKFGRRVRIVHRRDEFRAGAVLQQRAMQNPKIEFIKSAVVERIIGNGKVSAAVLRSTKTNETWTEPVDGFFVFIGHEPNTQMFKGQLAMDDDGYLIVDKRLHTSVPGVFAAGEAHDNWFKQAITSAGFGCMAAMEAEKFLAALESERTGAAAR, encoded by the coding sequence ATGGCCGATAAATTAGCAATCATCGGCGCAGGGCCGGCCGGATTGACGGCGGCGCTCTACGCCGGACGCGCATTCCTCGAGCCGTTGGTGTTCGTCGGCCCGTCGTTCGGCGGGCAGATCGCGACGACGACCGAGGTGGAGAACTTTCCCGGCTTCCCCAACGGCCTGCAAGGGCCGGAACTGACCGCGCTGATGCGCGAACAAGCCGAGAAATTCGGCGCGCGCATGGTTGAGGAAACCATCGAAAAGGTGGACTTCTCGCGGCGGCCGTTCAAGCTGTGGTCATCCCGCCGTGAGTATGAAGTCGAGGCCGTCATTGTGGCTACGGGCGCCACGCCGCGCAAGCTGGGCATCCCCGGCGAGGAAGAATTCATCGGGCGCGGCGTGAGCTACTGCGCCACGTGCGACGGTTTCTTCTTCCGCGACAAGGAGATCATGGTGGTCGGCGGCGGCGACAGCGCCTTCCAGGAAGGCCTGTTCCTGACCAAGTTCGGCAGGCGCGTGCGCATTGTGCATCGCCGCGACGAATTCCGCGCCGGCGCCGTGCTGCAACAGCGCGCCATGCAGAACCCCAAGATCGAGTTCATCAAAAGCGCCGTCGTGGAGCGCATCATCGGCAACGGCAAGGTGAGCGCGGCAGTGCTGAGGAGCACCAAGACCAACGAGACGTGGACGGAGCCGGTGGACGGCTTCTTCGTCTTCATCGGCCACGAGCCGAACACGCAGATGTTCAAAGGTCAGTTGGCGATGGACGACGATGGCTATCTGATCGTGGATAAGCGCCTGCACACCAGCGTGCCTGGCGTGTTCGCTGCCGGCGAGGCGCATGACAACTGGTTCAAGCAGGCGATCACCAGCGCCGGCTTCGGCTGCATGGCCGCCATGGAAGCGGAGAAGTTCCTGGCCGCCCTCGAAAGCGAGCGGACCGGCGCTGCGGCGCGGTGA
- a CDS encoding cystathionine beta-synthase, whose amino-acid sequence MKNYPDVRDSIVDTIGRTPLVRLRRVTRGVAPDVLAKVEYFNPGGSVKDRIGIAIIEDAERTGKLKPGGTIVEATSGNTGVGLAIAAAVKGYKCIFVMPDKMSDEKIRTLRAFGAKVVITPTAVDKDDPRSYYKVAERLVRETPNAILGNQYHNPANPAIHYATTGPEIWEQTGGQVDVFVAGMGTGGTITGVARYLRERKPDVKIVGVDVAGSLLLDTWKQGKVPEHPILKTYKLEGIGEDFIPSTLDLSVCDLVVQVNDRESFLMARRIVREEGIFVGGSCGAAVAGALKAIPQLGLTANHTVVVLLPDNGARYLTKFFDDNWMRENGFLNTDWNQGTVGDFIQASPLRPVVTAHADETLSAVIKRMKQHDFSQLPVVNGDGKLQGIVSESDILNYMLDNTHASFNEVTIASLIRDAATVDESTPLNTLSDVLQKAKAAVLVDDQRRVNGVITMMDVIDFLAA is encoded by the coding sequence ATGAAGAATTATCCCGACGTGCGCGATTCGATCGTGGACACGATCGGCCGCACGCCGCTCGTGCGGCTGCGCAGGGTGACCCGCGGCGTCGCGCCGGACGTGCTGGCGAAGGTCGAATATTTCAACCCCGGCGGCAGCGTGAAGGATCGCATCGGCATCGCGATCATCGAGGACGCCGAACGCACCGGCAAACTCAAACCGGGCGGCACGATCGTCGAGGCCACCAGCGGCAACACCGGCGTCGGCCTGGCCATCGCAGCAGCCGTGAAGGGCTACAAATGTATCTTCGTCATGCCCGACAAGATGAGCGATGAGAAGATCCGCACCCTGCGCGCGTTCGGCGCAAAGGTTGTCATCACGCCCACAGCGGTGGATAAAGACGATCCGCGCAGCTACTACAAAGTGGCCGAGCGCCTGGTGCGCGAGACGCCCAACGCCATCCTCGGCAACCAGTATCACAACCCGGCCAACCCGGCCATCCACTACGCCACCACCGGCCCGGAGATCTGGGAGCAGACCGGCGGCCAGGTTGACGTCTTCGTCGCCGGCATGGGCACCGGCGGCACCATCACCGGCGTAGCACGCTACTTGCGCGAGCGCAAGCCGGACGTCAAGATCGTCGGCGTAGACGTGGCCGGCTCGCTGCTGCTCGACACGTGGAAGCAAGGCAAAGTGCCCGAACATCCCATCCTCAAGACCTACAAGCTGGAGGGCATCGGCGAAGACTTCATCCCCAGCACGCTCGACCTGAGCGTGTGCGACCTGGTGGTGCAGGTGAACGACCGCGAGTCGTTCCTGATGGCGCGGCGCATCGTGCGCGAAGAGGGCATCTTCGTCGGCGGCTCGTGCGGCGCGGCAGTCGCCGGCGCGCTCAAGGCTATCCCCCAGCTCGGGTTGACCGCCAACCACACCGTGGTGGTATTGCTGCCGGACAACGGCGCGCGTTACCTCACCAAGTTCTTCGACGACAACTGGATGCGCGAGAACGGCTTCTTGAACACCGACTGGAACCAGGGCACGGTAGGGGACTTCATCCAGGCCAGCCCGCTGCGGCCGGTGGTCACCGCGCATGCCGACGAGACGCTGAGCGCGGTGATCAAGCGCATGAAGCAGCACGACTTCTCGCAACTGCCGGTCGTCAACGGCGACGGCAAGCTGCAGGGCATAGTCAGTGAGAGCGACATCCTGAACTACATGCTGGACAACACGCACGCATCGTTCAACGAGGTGACCATCGCCTCGCTGATTCGCGACGCGGCCACCGTGGACGAGAGCACCCCGCTCAACACCCTCAGCGACGTGTTGCAAAAGGCCAAGGCCGCCGTGCTGGTGGACGATCAGCGCCGCGTGAACGGCGTGATCACCATGATGGACGTGATTGACTTTCTAGCGGCGTGA